Genomic window (Rosa chinensis cultivar Old Blush chromosome 6, RchiOBHm-V2, whole genome shotgun sequence):
ACCAGCTAGCTGCCTTGGTTTGTTCTTAATTTAATTCGAAGAGTAAAATTTGGACCAATCCAAATTGTAACCTTCTGTATGTTATAATGTTTGTTTGTTGTATTCTACTAGCTTTTCATTATCACCAAAACTCCAAAAGTAAGGCCTCGACCTTATATCTATTAACCTGTAGGAGTACTGCTGGAACTTCTTTGTGacagagagagatatatatgagaAGTTAACTACATTAAGGAAAAAAGAAACTCCCTACGTCGTTGAAACACAATTATAACTTATGAGTACTAGAGTACAAATACAAGATACTTATGCAAGTCAAAATATAGGTAATATCATTCCAGCAGTAAATTTTAGGATTTCTCTTTCTTGAGCAACTTGAAATATCTTGCACCCTGCTTTACTTTATTAAATTAGTCCTTCATCAAACATTTATTTTGCCTATGTGGTATATATACTACTCTTCGAAAGCTTATATATATACAGTTAAAGTAAGAAATAGATCCACTAACCCGTTTCAGCTAAGAAACAATATACACAACTagaatttaattagataattataGTAGCTAGCTAGTCGTTATCCATATATGACTTCTGTATAATTGGTCCTATTGATTACACTTCTGTTTTTGACAGAAACAgagtaaaagaaaatggaatcaAGCCATTACGCATCCGAAAATGGTTGAaacacttaattaattaaatacccTACTTAATTAAGAAGCCAGTATATTTTTGGTTTCTATAGTTCTATTTAGTACTCCTTTGTGAGCTTAGTAGTTTTAGTTTTACTTATTAAATATAATGTTGGGCGAAAAACTAATGTTTTTAAGTGCTACAACTACATGCAAATATTAAATTTTAGAATGTAAAATGCCATATTAATATGGCGTGATAAGAAAATAGATTACAAGTGCTACAACAACATGAATAAGCATGCTGTATTGGTAAAGAAAATAGATTGTGACAAAAGAAATCCAAATCAATTATACGAGGGAGAGGGTGTTGGAACGCTGCAACTGTACAGTAAGGAACCCTGGCTGATCCAGTAGCTGTGTGATGGAAGAGCAATCTCCCAGATTAACATGCAATAGAGTTTTATCAGACCCAACAGTTCACATGAATGCAGACTACCATTTCCTCAGGTATTTGAAGTCAGCTACAACTTGAAGGGGGAGTAATACCATCAATTGTGAAATTTGTATTAATTACATTTATTACTTACAGAGTTATAATTGTGTATCAATTAGGCTTTATAATTCTAGAGTACGTTGATTGATTTTCTTGCGATCGTATATGTGAGAATACAGAGCCAAGATTAAGATCATGATCGAGATCGATGATGATGAACATTCATGAACCTCAGGAGAAACGGACTTTCCATGAAATATCCACCATCAAAACTATGGAGCTTATTAAACCGTCATATGCATGTGGCATAGATTGATAGCCAGCGAAGTCTAAGCCTACACTTGGGGCTGGTCTCATGACTTGACTTGATAGTTGATGACATTGTACGTCAAAGAAAATCATCACTTCATATAGAGCCTGAGATAAATCCTTTAATATTAAACAGCCCTAAAATTTTAATCATATACAGAGGGTAGACCCGTATAGAAAGGATGATAAAAACCACAATAAAACAGAAAGGAAGAGTGCAATTCAATCAAATGACTCAATCAGAAGCCTTTCAATAAGTTGCTGCATATAAACATACATGTGCTATCGAGCCCAAAGCTATGGTGACCGCGACTCCAACTGTTTGATATTAAGAATTAAGATCGAGTACGTCTAAGACCAAACCCTAAATTATTAAAGCTAAGCTAAGCTAAGCTAGCTAATATGAATGCTAATAATGCTTATAAAATTTCGACCGTCCAATCAATTGCGAAAATCCCAAGAAGGTTTAGCAGCTGTTTTTCCAAGACTTGCTTTGGAAACAATCAAGTATCGCATAATTATATTACTTCTTATTTTCTCGGGATCGTTATTGCTTTAAATACTTGTTTCATACTAGTTGGAAATGAAATAAGAAGAGGTAGCCCGAAGTCACTGTGGAGCGCGTGGATTGTGTTAAATGAATATTCCATCAAAGATCATTCTAGCTAGCTAGGTCAAACTAAGATACATGTTGATCATACATTTAGGTGTATAATTCTTAACCATCTATCTCAACGTTCAAGCTTGTACTTGGTAGAGTACGTACTACATGCATATACGGCTTCATTGATCCAGTTGCATTCTAATTTCTAAATGGGATGCAAAACTTCTGATTAATGCAGATGAACCATCAATACATGTATACTCCTATTGCACCTTCACTTTTGCAGTAATATTAGTCATCATTTAATTAACCACCCTGTAAATATCCGTGCAAGATTATGTCCTAGAAGATCTTACTTTCATTTAACAACATATTTTGCATAACATTAATCAATTTCTATATTAGACAATTACGACATGTGCATAATAATTTGTTAAAATAGTTGTCGGAAATTATCATTATAAAATCTGCATCGAAATGTAATTGTAATATAATTTTTGCTTTAAAAATATCCTTCAAAGAGTAACACGTTAATTTTGATATCAACATCCAATAAATAGAACAAGCAGATGATAATTTCTTGATCACTTGTCTATTTTGTCGTAGAGAATTGTGCTAATTGAAACTTTATAATGCAACGAATAAGTACATTATTCAATGATAACATGTCAATCATGCATGATCATAGATAGTGAGAAATGTAAGGAAAAAAAGGTGGTAGCTAGCGAAGAGGAACATGTAGATGATTCAATGTATACTAAAATCTCCACCAGTGGAGGAGCTAGCTCTCTAGGGCGGTTTTAATTGATTCGAGTGTAGCCACGCTCCTGATAAGCAGGTGAAGAGGATCCCAGAAAAAGGTAAATTACAGTAGAAAATCCATGGATCGCTGGGAGTCTTATTCCACAAATATTAGACTTGCTTTTTACGATAGCTTTAAGCATCCCCGTCGGCGTAGTCACCGGCCGTCAACTTTTTTCACCAAAACCATTAAAGCATTGCATAGCCCCGTTGACAACCATCATGGTATTTAAGCCCCATTACACCATTCCCACGTAAAACTTTGATTGCTCCTCAAAACAAAGGGTTCTACAGACTTTGAGGAGTGCTAGCTACAGCCTGCAACGCGCAGCTAACTTGTGAGTTAACCGATCTTCTTGGAGATATttaaaaactgaaatttctAGGTTACTAATGGCAACATCAAGTGGAGGTGTTCCCCCAGGGTTCCGATTCCACCCTACCGACGAAGAGCTGCTTCACTATtatttgaagaagaaggtgTCCTTTCAGAAGTTTGACATGGAGGTCATCAGAGAGGTCGACTTGAACAGAATGGAACCTTGGGAGTTGCAAGGTACTTGCTACGTCCAATTACAAACttctaaacatttttttttcccgaaCAATTACAAACTTCTTAATGCATTTATGCAGTAATATTGTTGTTTGAGTTTAATTATGTATAATGATCATTGATCAGTTCTTATTTACTGGCATGGGATTGATGcttaaataattaaattgataTTATGAAGATTAATTTCTTACTATCAGTTGGTTTTCGTTGGatgatttctttctttcctgAATACAATCCTAATGCATGTACTTTAGTTTTGTGACTAGAAAGGAGTCCTTCAATTATGGTAAGTTGGTAACTAAAGGGCATAATTTCTTGATTTCACATAGAAGAAGAATgaagcttcaaaaaaaaaaaaaaaaaaagagtggttAATGTGATGAAATGAAAGTTACTAgagatattatatatattttcagattagAACCACaaattcctcaagatttttgTTGACTACTCACCAGTGATCTACACAATTATAAGTATCTAGCTTAGCTGTTAGTTTTACTGGCAATTAGAATATTCAGATCGAGCACTTGGGCATGCACTTTCGAATAACAGGAGAATTAATGAATGAATagttaaaacaagaaaagataaaagaagagagtttctattgagagtttctattaattatttaaatatttttttattttgcattctttattattttccctatctattttcattctccaatttcactacatactcattaaagcattcatatatatttaataagaaataaaattatgattaagataaaaatgtatgatatgcatattgaacacatattggtcagggagaacaaaataaattgtattatgacctaaatctaaatctatccattatatttgcaaaaagaagaaaaaaaatagagctagcaaataaaaatatttaaataattaatcatgaggtacagaaaatagagaaacatcaagtaaaaatgattaatctgttttttttttttgcacaactaaaaaagaaaaagtaactaaaaaagaaaaagtaaagaaaaaaaatcacataatagttcatgttattttatttttattaatttttaaaactcaataccttgtgtttgatttttttttattggataagagatttatattgtctgattaaggaatggagatgtaattaagatttatagagtaattaaatcattgaaatgactaagttttttattataaagatcttaatttgtttgtaaattatatgtgtgagattatttgaggaactttagtgaggtttaatgagtaaatttagtatttaaaaatttgataggaggtgtaaaacgcatagaggtcaagtgagtaaatttagaggttccaatagaaaaactcataaaATAATTCTAAACAATTTCTTGCACACGTACACATTGGGGAAGTAAACCCGTGAGTACATGAGTTCTCATATATAGATTTCGGTAATTAATTATGTTAATTTCTCAAgctaaaagatttttttttttttttggtgtagaGAGATGTAGAATTGGGTCGACTCCGCAAAATGAGTGGTACTTTTTCAGCCACAAAGACAGGAAGTACCCGACAGGGTCAAGGACGAATAGGGCAACAAATGCTGGGTTTTGGAAGGCAACAGGGAGAGACAAGTGCATCAGAAACACCTATAAGAAGATTGGAATGAGGAAAACCCTGGTTttctacagaggaagagcaccCCATGGCCAAAAGACTGATTGGATTATGCATGAGTACCGCCTTGAAGATGGCGATGATCCTCAAGGAAATCTATCTAGTGTGAGTCTTTTAGATCACTCGCTCAGCCGGAGGTTTTTGTTTCTATGTTTATGCTGTTATTCTCCTGATCCCTGAAACAACGTTGTTTCTGATTAGGGTTAATTAAACATGTCAattagatttagggttttgtggTAAGAAATATTCTAATTGCAGGTGTAAATTAAAATCGtagtttgatatataatatgcataACTATGTTTAAGATGACCATTGTATTCAGAGATTTGATATATGTTGATATTTATGCATGTGTAGGAAGATGGATGGGTGATATGTAGGGTGtttaaaaagaagaatttaTTCAAGGTAACTGGGAATAATGAAGGAGGAAGCTCTAGCATGAACTCATCagatcatcaccatcatcaacaGCTGACTATGAACACCAACCAATTGCAAGCTCGCACCTTCATGCATACGCATAGCAGCAGATCAGATACCAACCAATACTTACTACGCCAACAAGCCTTTGAACTAAACAGACCTCATGATCCTGATCAAGATCAGGATCAGTTGCCACCCGCCCTCCACTATGCCCACCTCAATTTGCAGCCGCCTCCTCAATACTCTCTTTTCCACTCTCAAGCCCTTAATGTACCAACTAACTCCCACAAAACCCTTGCTGCCTAtaatgactattctaccctcCCTTCCGATTCGTCACCTGGCCATGGCATGGTCAAGCAGCTCATGACCAACCCCAGAGACTGCGAGAGCACTGGCAGCGAGAGCCTCCGGTACCAAGCTTGTGAACCGGGCTTGGAAGTTAACGACACCACGTGCGAAACAAATCAGCAAGCGATAGTTAATGCAGGAGGAAGATCATCAGATGATCAAGGCATGAGCGAATGGGCTATGCTGGACCGGCTTGTAACTTCTCATCTTGGAAATGAAGATTCAACGTCCAAAGGTGGAGCTTCTGCAGGTGCGAGGTATGATCAGGACAGGAATGGATCCTCCACTGTCAACCAGATTAAccagcagcagcaacagcagCTCTCTTTGCGTGGAGAGATGGATTTTTGGGGCTATGCAAAATAGTAGCTCGTGCATGCATGCCTGCATATATGCGTACGTGTTGCTATTAACCTAGCTAAAGAGAATCAAAATATGGCTCTAACCATGCgtatgtaaaaaaaattacataccAAAATCGAAAGTAATATTGGAAGGGAGTAACATATAATTGTTCCTTCCAGGGGTACACTTTATTAATTTGACGTACATCTTTGTGATATTAATTAATtgtgaatttttaaaaaaattattcatcGGTAATATTATCATCGTGtttttctctctgtctctgtttgttcttgtttcgaTTC
Coding sequences:
- the LOC112168991 gene encoding protein BEARSKIN2, translated to MATSSGGVPPGFRFHPTDEELLHYYLKKKVSFQKFDMEVIREVDLNRMEPWELQERCRIGSTPQNEWYFFSHKDRKYPTGSRTNRATNAGFWKATGRDKCIRNTYKKIGMRKTLVFYRGRAPHGQKTDWIMHEYRLEDGDDPQGNLSSEDGWVICRVFKKKNLFKVTGNNEGGSSSMNSSDHHHHQQLTMNTNQLQARTFMHTHSSRSDTNQYLLRQQAFELNRPHDPDQDQDQLPPALHYAHLNLQPPPQYSLFHSQALNVPTNSHKTLAAYNDYSTLPSDSSPGHGMVKQLMTNPRDCESTGSESLRYQACEPGLEVNDTTCETNQQAIVNAGGRSSDDQGMSEWAMLDRLVTSHLGNEDSTSKGGASAGARYDQDRNGSSTVNQINQQQQQQLSLRGEMDFWGYAK